The genomic window GATTACAGCCCTCTCCGATAGGCTTCGTTGGCACCGTCTCGTCCAACGCAGGGTGGTTAACGCAACTGCCGTGCCAATCGTTATAATTGACGGGTTTAACCGAAAGATGTTCGCCGGAATTATCGGAACATTGGTAGAAAACCAGGAAATTCGCAGCTGTTCGTGGCGGCGTTTCAGTCCGTTATGGGGCGGACGTGCCGGAAGTTTGGTCCCTCGGCGGCCAGGTTTCCGACTTGAATGTCTGTAAATCTTGCAATTGCCCATCAGGCAGGCGGGTGATGCAAAACGCTGCATCGTGATCGACAATTTGCAACAACAGCTGCTGCAGGTCGTCCCACAGGCAGTTGCCGCGGAGGTGTACATATTGCAAACGCCGGCCGTCGTCGTACAGCATGCCGGACAATTGCCGGTTGCTGGCGGCATCGATCATCCAGACAAAAAAGCCGTCGGGTTCCAGATCCAGCCGATCAATGCTAGCCATTCGTGCTGCGGCTTCGTCAAAACCGCTCGGCAGCGGACCACCGCCCTCCCCTGCCAGATGAATTTCAAAACTCGCTACGTTCACGGATATCCGCCTGCATGAAGAAGAAAGAAAGGGCCCAGCTGGTCCAGCAGCGTTTGATGGAGTTGTACCCCGAGCCCGCGATTCCGCTAGACCATACCGACTCCTTCACGTTGCTGGTCGCGGTGCTGCTGAGCGCGCAGTGTACCGACAAGAAAGTCAACGAGATCACTCCGGCCCTGTTTCGCGTCGGCGGCACGCCGCAGCGGATGGCGGCTCTGGGTGTGGACACGATTCTGGACATCATCCGTCCGTTGGGTTTGGCGCCGCAAAAGGCCAAAGCCCTGGCCGGATTGTCGCAGCAATTGATCGATCGATTTGATTCCCAGGTGCCTCAGACCTTTGAGGGACTGGAATCGCTGCCCGGTGTGGGGCACAAAACGGCCAGCGTGGTGATGTCGCAAGCCTTCGGCCACCCCGCCTTTCCGGTCGATACGCACATCCACCGGTTGGCGCAGCGGTGGGGATTAAGCGACGGCAGCAGCGTCAAAAAAACGGAACAGGATCTGAAAAAGCTATTCCCCGAAGACTGCTGGAACCGGCTGCACCTGCAAATCATTTATTATGGACGGGAGTACTGCAGCGCGCGGGGCTGCGACGGCACCAAGTGCCCGCTGTGCCGCGAACTGTACCCCAATCGCCGCAAGCCCGTCGTCCACCGCAAAGCGTAAACTGGTAGTAGCATGGGCCCCCGGCCCGTGTAGACAAACGCAACGTCTGGAGCACACGGGCCAGGGGCCCATGCTACGGGAGCACACGGGCCGGGGGCCCATGCTACGGGGTGCTTGCCGCGGCCCACCGTCTGGCGACGGTAGCTACGGGTGCGCACGGAAGACATTTACTTTTAGGAAAACGACTGTGGCTGATTCTTCGTTGACGGCGGACCGTATCGCCCTGCGTTCACTTCGCTTTCATTGGCGGATCGCGGCGTCGGTGGCATTGGGCGCGGCCGTGGCGACCGCCGTGATCACCGGGGCACTGTTGGTCGGCGATTCGATGCGCGGCAGCTTGCGCGAGCTGACCGAACAGCGATTAGGCAAAATCGACTTCGCCGTGTTTCCCGGTGGGTTCTTCAATCCAGACGATTGGCTGGCTGATCAAGCGGATGTGGTTGGCGAGCCGGTGGTGTATTTTTCTCGCGGCGTGCTGGAAACCAAGGTGACGGTGGATGTGCCTGGAGAGCCGGAACCGCGGGAGGTCGTGCGCCGGGCCGGAGCCGTGCAGATTTTGGCAACCGAGCCCTCGTTCTGGGATTTGGATAACAGCGGCGTGCGGCCCGAGCAGATGCCGGGACCGGACAGCGTGGTCTTAAACGCCGCCGCGGCGGATGAAATCGGCGTCGGTGTTGGCGATCGGGTGACCGTGCGGCTTCCCTACGAGCAAGCTGTGCCGGCGGACAGCCCGCTGGGACGTAACGAGGCCGAATCGGAAGGCTTGCCGCGGATGGAAGTCGTCGCGGTGATCCCCACACGCGGACTGGGACGATTCGCGCTGTCACCCAGTCAGGCCGAACCGCTGAACGTGTACCTGTCACGCGAATTGGTCGCCGACGTGTTGGCTCGCGAGGGGCAAGCCAACGTGTTGTTGATCGATGCGGCCGACGCCGACTCCAACGATCTGGCGGACGCTCAGCGACAAGCCGACGCCCTGCAGCAGTCCCTGCAGCCGCGACTGGGGGACTACGGTTTGCAGCTGAGCCACATCCAACGCTCCTTCAATGATTCGCCGGTGATCGATTACTACAGCCTGAGCAGCGATCGGCTGATGCTCGCCGACGAAGTTCGTCAGGCGGTCGTCGAGGAATTGAATCCCACCAGGGTGCACCCGGTGATGACTTATCTAGCCAACAAGATCGAACGGGTCGGCAATGATGCAGACGAGGACGATGCAGACGACGCCGATGCAGACGAGGCCGATGCAGACGAGGCCGAGCCGGTGGTGGTGCCCTACAGCACGCTGACGGCGATCGATTCCCTCCCGGACCTGCCGCTGAATTACGATTTTCCCGAGTCGATTTCGGGGGCTTCGCAGGACGTCGGAGATGCGATTCCGTTGGTCCTTAATAGCTGGGCGGCCGAGCGATTGGGGGCCGTGGTGGGCGATCGTTTGAAGGTCACGTACTTCGAACCCGAGACGGCCGATGGTCAGGAGATCGCTCGTCACTTCGAGTCCATCCTGACCGACATCGTCCCGATCACCGAGCCCAAACAGCCGTATCGCCGCAACCGCTCCGCCGTGTTTGATCAACGGCCGACGGTGTACAACGACCCCGACCTAACGCCCACGGTTCCGGGCGTCACGGATCAGGATTCGATTCTAAATTGGGATCTGCCCTTTCCCTTGGAAGACGGCTTGGTCAAACCGGAAGACGACGAGTACTGGAATGATTATCGGCTGACCCCCAAAGCGTTTATCCCGTTGGCAGCCGGTCAGCGTTTGTTTGGCAGCCGATTTGGCGATACCACCAGTTTGCGAATCGATCCGGCGACCGGAGAAGATTTGCCTGCTCTGACCACCGCGATCGAGCAGCGCTTGCTGCAGCACAAAGACGCGCTGGGATTCGAAGTCCAGCCGATCCACGCTCAGCAGATGGCGGCTTCCAGCGGCACGACGCCCTTTGACGTGTTGTTCCTGATGCTCAGCATGTTCGTGATCTTCGCCGCGTTGATGTTGATTGCCCTGCTGTTGCGGCTGGGCTTGTTGGCGCGTTCTCGCGAATACGGCACGTTGCTGGCCACCGGTTGGTCCGGCGCGGCGGCGGCTCGTCTGGCGACGCGGGAAGGCATGTTGGCGGCCGTGGCCGGGGCGCTATTGGGGGTGGCTTTGGGGATCGGCTATGCATGGCTGGTGCTGTGGGCGCTGCGGACCTGGTGGGTCGGCGCGGTGACGGTTCCCTTCCTGCAGTTCCATGGTTCCGTGGTCAGCTTGCTGGGCGGACTGCTGGGCGGCACGTTGAGCGCCTGGGCGACGATCCGCTTCACCACGCGGCAGCTGCGTCGCACGCCGCCGCGCACATTGCTGGCCGGCCAATTTGGCGAAGCCGACAACGGGGCACGCCCGGCCGGCAGCTCGCGCGGTTGGCTGCAACCGTTGGCCTGGGTGTTGATCGCAATCAGTCTGCTGTTGGGAGCAGTGGCCACGCAGCTGGGCGGACAGAGTCAAGCCGGTGCGTTTGTCGGCGGCGGGATGTTATTGTTGATGGGCACGCTGGTTTGGATGTACGCTCGGCTGCGGCACACGGCTCGTGATCGCTCGGGCGGTACGCAGGCGACCGATTCGCTGTGGCGTTTGGCCATCGGCAACGCTCGCCGTAATCCGCTGCGGAGCACGCTCACGATCGGCTTGATGGCGTCGGCGTGTTTTCTGATTCTGTCGATGAGTGCATTTCAGTTGTCGCCCACCGATGCCGGCGTGGGCGGGTTTGATCTGATCGGTCAAACCGCTCAGCCCTACTACCGGGAATTGTCCGATCCTCTGGTGCAGCGGGAAGTTTTCGGAAATCGAACGCAGCACCTGGCCGGTTCCACATTGGTGTCCGTCCGCATGCGGCCCGGGCAAGACGCTAGTTGCAACAATTTGTACAAAGCCGTTCAGCCCACGGTGTTGGGCGTGCCGGAGCGCCTGGCGGGGCTGTACGAGAGCGAGCAATTAACGCCCTTCGCCTGGGCGGCCAGCGAAGACATGCCGTCAGGGCAATCGCCGTGGCGAGCGTTGGAGACTCCTGCCGCGGGAACGGCGGAGGACCCCCTGCCGATGGTGTTGGACCAAGCCACCGCGATGTGGGCGTTGCAGATCTACGGTGGTGTGGGGGCCACCAAAGCGTTTGAATTTGACGACGGACAGACGCGGCACTTCAAAGTCGTTGGGCTGCTGTCCAATTCGGTGCTGCAGGGAGTGGTCTTGATCGGCGAAGCAAATTTCAAAACTTCCTTCCCGCAGATCAGTGGCGATCAGTACTTTTTGATCCACGTTCCGCCCGCCCAGCGCGAGCCGCTGGTCGAGTTGTTGGAGAATCGCTTGGGGGACGTGGGCATGGACATCACCGAAAGCCGCACGGTGTTGGCTCGCCTGTTGGCCGTCCAGAACACCTACTTGCGGACGTTTCAAAGCCTTGGCGCCCTGGGTTTGTTGCTGGGCACGATCGGCTTGGCGATCGCTCAACTGCGAAGCGTCCTGGAACGCCGCGGTGAACTGGCCGTGATGCGGGCGATCGGGTTTACCCGCTGGCGGTTGGCCCAGAGCGTGATGATGGAGCACGCGGCGCTGTTGCTGGCGGGGATCGGCAGCGGGGTGTTCGCGGCGTTGGTCGCCGTCGTACCCTACGCCTGGCTGGGCCGCGCCCAGTTGCCACTGGCCGAACCGTTGGCCTGGATGGCCGCCGTGTTGGTGGTCGGCATGCTGGCCGGCGTCACGGTGTTATCACGCGTGATCCGCATGCCGCTGATCCAGTCGCTGCGCTCGCAGTAGCGGGGGACGCATCGTAGCTACCGTCGCCAGGCGGTGGGCCCCGGCGCGGTCGCCCACGCTCTGGCGAGCGTAGCTACGGGCGCGGTGTCCAAACTCTGGCGAGTTCGGCTACGGGTGTTGCTTCACGGCAACTAAAAATCGCTCAGCTGGACGACTTCTTGGTTGTTCCGCGTGGCCAATGCCTTGTAGACACGCAGGTCGACCGTGTCGGGGATGAAGCGGACCGAACCGTCGGCGAGAGCAAAGTTGACGCCGCCGGGATGGTAGCTGCTGAAGTCCTCGAAGTGTCCGATGGGATCGTTGGGCGTGTGGTCGGCCGCGCCCACCACGCGCGATTCGGCGGCGTTGGCGGTCGGCACCACGCCGTGCCAGATCGAACCGCCCAGGCGACTGTTGCGTTCGCCATACATCAGCGTGGAGCTGAGTCCGTCGGTGGCGTCGCGGAAGCGGTGCGCGCTGTTGCCGTAGAACAAGCCGTCGCCGGCATAGGCATCGTCGTGAATGTCGAAGGTGCCGAACACGCCGGCGTAGTTACTTTTGGAAATCGAAAATAACGGGTCCGTATCGTCGACACTTTCACTTTCGTGTTCGTGGTCCTCGTCGTCATGGTCGTCGTCTTCGTGCCCGTGGCCATGCCCGTCTCCCTCCGCTTCGCCGATCGCAAACACGTCCTCGCCGGTGTCGCTGGGGCAGATAAAGCCGGCAATCACATAGCCCCGCAGCGGCGTGTGGACCGCGGCGTCGATGGGTTGAGTGAAGTCGATTTGGTCATGGATGGAGGTCTGTTCCATTTGGTTTAACACGGCCGCCGCCCAGCCCCAGCCGGGCAAGCCACTGGTGCCGCGCGATTCCCAGCCCGAGGGCAAGCGGCTGAAGGTGTCGTGGTAATTGTGCGTCGCCAATACCACCTGATGCAAATTGTTCTTGCAACTGATGCGGCGTACCGCTTCGCGAGCCGCTTGGACGGCCGGCAGCAAGAGACCGACCAGGATGCCGATGATGGCGATCACGACTAACAATTCAACCAACGTAAAACCACGGCGCAGCGTGGCTGCCCCTGAGTGCTCAATGCGCATAATAATAACCTGCAATAATTAATAGAAAGAGATTGGATCTTTTGAATCAGCCCAATCGTGCAGGTGGCCCGCGGGGCCCGTCGATGCTGAGTCGTACCGAGCGGCTCAGCGGTTGGTCGGCAAAGAAACAGCGTTGCGTCGGGCCGGCACGGACATAGCCGCTTGCGCAACCCGCGGTGGATGTAAATTGTCTGGTCGAGATTTGGCACAACACGCACAGCCCGTCGCAGCTAAGCAGCGGAAAGTGTTGGGCCAGGCTAGCGTTGTGACCGTGCTGCTCAACATCGCCAGCGCCGGGCGTCGTCGCGTGACAGCAGTCGCGGTCCGCGTCCGGGTGGGGATGCGGGTGAGCAGCATGCGATGCTTCCACAGCATGCGCTTGCTCGCATGCGATATGCTCGCCATGCGCATCGTGATCGTGAACCGCTGGTAACAACCAGCCGCCCAGCAGATACGCCACCAGGGCGATCGATGCGGTGATGCGAGTCAAATTCATGGGTTTGATATTATCTCAATGTTGCCCGCTCGGGACAGCCTAATGTCGGATTCTCTGCGAAAAATCGGGATCCTTCAAGTGTTGCCGGATCCGCATCGTGACGTTGGCTTGCTTGCGAGCCTGTTCAAATGGTAGGGGGGTGGCCAGTAGTCCCAGGTCGTAGGCCATCGAATCGCTGTGGCCGGGCAGCAGGTTTTGCAGGGTGCTGGGGACCGTCTCGGGGCTGATGTGATTGATATGTTCAATCAGATTGGTGGTGCAGTTGTTGGCGATCGAGTCATAAAACTCGGGTTGAGCGGCCAGTTGGTTGGTTCTACGCAGGACATGCCGGAGTAGTTCCGCCGCCTGTTCGGGCGTGGCAATCGAGCGGTACAGGTAGACGTCGTCCTGCCGATGCTCGGCTCGCAAACCCAGCAGATCGACTTCATCGGCCAGCACGTAAATCAGTTCAAATTGCCGCACCGAACCGGCCACCGCGCTAAAGGATTCGCCCTGCTGCAGGCGAGCTTCGACCGAGGCGGCCAAGTGGCGTCCATCGGCCATGCCAAAACTGAGCATGGTGTGGGCCAGCGAGGGCGTGTTGTCGAAGGGCACAACGATAAAGTCCACCGAGCGAACGTCTTCCCAGCGGATTTTCCAGTCCGAGTACTGGATGACGGCTTCCTGGTCGGATGTCCAGCGGCATTGGCGGACGTTGCGGATCGTGGCGCCTTGGCGATCGGTTTCGGCGTAGGCCAGCACGGCTTGGTAGGGCAGCCAATCGCGATCCTGCCGTGGTTGGTCGGCGACCGCATCAGGCAAGCTGCGGATCACCCGTTCGGTCGATCGCAGGGAACTGCAGCCGAGACAGGCGAGGAGGAAGCAGGGGAGGAGGCAGTAGGTGAGGAGGCAGTAGGTGAGCAGGAGAACGGATTTCAGCCGCGGAGCGGCGGCATCATGTAGCCATGGGCACAAGCCCATGGAACCGATGAAGCAAGACGCTGTAAAGTCCCAACGGGACGAAATGAATTTGGGGCCGCCGCGGAATCCTGCCGCCCCGTTGGGGCTTGATGCGCGTGGAGTTCGCCCCACCATGGGCTGGCGCCCATGGCTACATCCCTTCGTCCCTTCGGGACTGCAAGCTTTGCGTGTTATGGCAGGGCTACTCATGCGAGCTACGTCGCATGAATCGCCCGGCAAGGCAAGACCAATCGTTAGCGATCGAAGAATTTCTTCAGCGTATGAATCGTCGCGGACCGGCCGGCTCGGGCGATCGACTGGGTCAGGGGGATTTCTTTGGGGCACACGGCCACGCAGTTCTGGGCATTGCCGCAGACCTGCACGCCGCCCGGTCCGGTCAGGGCTTCGTTGCGTTCGTCCGCCAGCGCTTTGCCGGTCGGATGGTTGTTGAACAGCATCGCCTGGGAGATCGCCGCGGCGCCGATGAAGCCCTTGTCATAAGCGGCCGCTTTACGCTGTTCGTAGGCTTCGTCGGATTCGTCCGGCTTCCGCTCGACTTCGATTTTCAGGTATTGCGGGCAGGCTTCCAGGCAGCAGCCACAGCTCATGCACTGGCTGAGCGGGTAGTTCTGCTCTTGCTGTTGCATGCTTTGGCGTTCGCCGGGGCCCATGTCGTTGTAGCTGTCGACAGGCACCCAGCCTTTGACACGCTTGAGCGTTCCGAACAGCCGTCCGCGGTCGACCATCAGGTCGCGGATGACGGGGAACTTGGACATCGGTTCGAGCACAATCTCGTCGGGCTGGTCGCTGACCAGTTTTTCGACCAGCGCCGTGCAGCTTTGCCGGACGTGCCCGTTGATGACCATCGTGCAGGCCCCGCAGACCTCTTCCAGGCAGCCGCAGTCCCAGGCCACCGGCGTGACTTTTTGGCCATCGATGGTTTGCCCGATGGCGGCGATCTTTTGCAGGATGCTGATCACGTTCATGTCCGCTTCGCGCGGCACCGAGAACAGTTGCCAGTACGGTTCTTGGCCGGGGCCGTCTTGGCGGCGGACACGAACTTTAAGCGGCGCGGCTTTGGTGGTGTTTGCTTGAGCGGTACTCATGGTCAGTTATCCGGCACCCATCCTGATGGAAAATTCTTTGGTTCAACTTATCGTAGCTACGCTCGCCAGAGCGTGGGTTGCTACGCTCGCCCGAGCTTGGCAGCGCGGCTCACCCGCTGGCACCCGTGTTTACGGCTTGGCCGACAGTGCGGTTTCGGCTTCTTTCTTGGCAGCCCGTTCCTTCCAGACTTCCTCGATGACTTCCGCCCCGGCCAGACCGTACAGTCGTGGCCGCGGAGGAATCAGCGACGTGTCGACCTCTTCGTAAGTGAGGTCGGGTTGTTGCGACGCATCGTCCCATTTGGCCACGGTGGTTTTTAAATACTTGCGGTTCTTCTCTTCGAACGCATCGCACCACTGTTCGGCTTGTTTGCGTCGTTCGGCGGGGGATTCGGCCGTCAGGCTGGGCGGCGTGAAGTCCGGTTTGTAGTGGGCGCCACGGCACTCGTCGCGTTGCAACGCTCCCTTGAGCACGCACTTGGCCAGCGGGAACATGTCCTGCAGAGCTTTGGCGAAGATCACGTTTTGGTTGGTCCACGAGCCCTGGTCAGAGAGGTGAACCTTCATCGCTCTCTGGTGCAGTTCGTCGACTTTTTCCATCGCCGTTTGCAGTTGATCGTTGCGACGCACCACCGTGGCGCTGCGGGTCATCACGTCCCCGAGTTCCTGATGGATCAGGTACGGGTTCTCGTCGCCACTGCCTTTAAGCAATGAACTGTGGCGTTCTTGTTGAGCGGCCACGGCGGAGGACAGCAGCGATTCGGGAACGTCTTTGTAGGAGCCGCCGGCGTTTTCAGCGAAGGCGATCAGCGAGGGGCTGGCGAACAGGCCGGTGAAAATGCACGACAGCAGCGAGTTGGCGCCCAGGCGATTGGCACCGTGATAGTGGTAATCGCATTCGCCCATGGCATACAGGCCGGGGATCCGCGTCATTTGGTTTTGCGGGGCGCCCGGCTGCAGACCGCCGTCGGAGGACCGTACGTAGTCGGCCCACAGACCGCCCATGCTGTAGTGTACGGCCGGGAAGATCTTCATCGGCACGTCGCGCGGATCGACGCCTTGGAATTTCTCGTAGATTTCCAGGATGCCGCCCAGTTTACGATCCAGCTCGCGGCGTTCGATGTGGGTCAGGTCCAGGTACACGCACATGCGGTCCTGTTCGACGCTCAGCCCTTCATTGACGCAAACGTCGAAAATTTCGCGGGTGGCGATGTCGCGGGGGACCAGGTTGCCGTATTCAGGGAAGTGTTCTTCCAGGAAATAGAAGCGATCCGAGTCGGGAATCGCTTTGGGCTCGCGAGTGTCGTGCGGCTTGCGGGGCACCCATACGCGGCCGCCTTCGCCGCGAGCCGATTCGCTCATCAGCCGCAGTTTGTCCGAACCGGGGATGGCCGTCGGATGAACTTGGATGAATTCGCCATTGGCGTAGTCCGCACCGGCTTGGAAGCAGCGGCTGGCGGCGCTGCCGTTGCAGAACACGCTCATCGTGCTGCGGCCGTAGATCAATCCGCAGCCGCCCGAAGCGACGATCACGGCGTCGGCGGGAAAGGCTCGGATTTCCATCGAGTTCATGTCTTGCGCGACCACTCCGCGGCAGCGACCGCTGTCGTCCTGAATGGGCGACAGGAAATCCCAGAATTCGAACTTGCGAACCAAGCCTTCGGCTTCGCGTCGCCGGACTTGTTCGTCGAGGGCGTACAGCAATTGTTGGCCGGTGGTGGCACCGGCAAACGCCGTTCGCTTGTACAACGTGCCGCCGAAGCGTCGGCGGTCAATAAAGCCTTCGCCGGTGCGGTTAAAAGGCACGCCCAAGCGGTCCATCAAGTCGATCACCTTGGGCGCCCAGTAGGCCATCTCTTTGACCGGCGGCTGGTGGTTCAGGAAGTCGCCGCCGTAAACCGTGTCGTCGAAGTGTTTCCATTCGTTGTCGCCCAGCTGACGCGTTTGGTCGTTGCAGGCGTTGATGCCGCCCTGAGCGCAGACGCTATGGGAACGTTTGACCGGCGTCAGGCTGATCAGGTCCACCGCGACGCCCAGTTCGGCCAATTTCATGGTCGCGGACAGACCGGCAAGTCCTCCGCCGACAACAACAACTCGATGAGCACTCATGGATGACTCCCCCTGGGGAGCAAAAATTAAATGTAGGGCAGGATTGTTCGTAGCTACGCTCGCCAGAGCGTGGGGGCTGCGATTGCGGTGTCCACCGTCTGGCGACGGTAGCTACGGGGTTTTGGGTTCTTCGGGGTCTTCAGGTTTTTCAAGTTCTTCCGCAGCGTCGTCCGGGTCGGCCGGTGCCTCCACCGTGGGATCGGGCTGAGTGCGTTTTTCAACCGACAGCGGCACCGCTCCGGCTTCGACAGCCGCCGGGTACATGCGGTTTTCGATGGTTTCGGCTTTGACCGGATCGGTCACGATCGCGCCCCACCAAGCGGCGACGCCAACAAAGGCCAGGAGCACTCCGAACACGGTGCAGATCTTGGTGGCTCGCTCCTGAGCGGCCGCGGAAATCCACAGTCCCCAGGTGATGCCGGCGGTCCATAGTCCGTTGGCCAAATGGTAAACACAGGCCAATACCCCGATCAGGTAAAAGATCCGCCAGGGCCAGCTGCCCATAGCCCGCGCCAGCGTCGAGGCGGCGTTGTAGGGTTTGAAGTTGGCCATTCCCAGCGGATGAGCCACTAAGTCCAGCCAGACGTGGAAGTGGAACCAGCCGTGCAGGTGGAACACGTGGACCAGCAGAAACACCAGAGCGATCAAGCCAGTCCAGCGTTGCCAGGTGTAGCGGCGGTTGTTGATGTAAGGGTAGTTGCTGGTGTTGCTGCGACCATTCACCGCAATCCAGACACCCACAAATCCGTGGAATAGCAGCGGTAGAAAGATAAATCCCCACTCGATCAGCGGCAGGGCCATGCCGAAGGAATGGATTGCATAGACCGCCCGCTGAAAGGTTTCCACGCTGTTCAGCAGGCTGGCATTGGTGGCCAGGTGGACCACCATGTAAGCACCTAGCGGAATCAGTCCCGAAAGCGAATGGAGGCGGCGAATGGCGAATTCATGTCGCCAATAGAAGGTATCTTCACTCGATGGCTCGGCCACGCGACAGCAACCAATAGAAGGGGCAATGTGGGACCAAAACAGGCAGGCGAGCCACGTTTTTCGACTCGTCTGTGTTGTCAATTACCGTAAATCGTAGGGCCTCGATAACACTTCGCAAGCCGCGGTCAGACGTAATTTTGTCAAACCATGCCAACTATGAGCTATCTTAGTTGGGACGGCATCGAAGTTGCTTTACCTTTTAATGCCGGTCAGCACACTGCCATTGCGACAGTCTGGCAGGATGGAATCGGCGTGGGAAGCATTCAAACCCTCTGGATGCGGATCGTTTTTCTTGGGTGACGCCCGTGACACCTCATTTACTGATTACCGACGATGACGACGCCCTCCGCCAATCCCTTGGCGAAGCGATGCAGCGGCACGGATTTCAGGTCATGTTGGCAGCCGACGGCCAAGAAGCTCTGGAGTTGGTCCAGGCCACGGAAATTCATTTGGCCCTGGTTGATGTCCACATGCCGCGGATCTCGGGCCTGCAGCTGATCGAGCGGTTGCGAGGTTCCGACGTCCAGGTGCCCTGCATTTTGATGTCCGCGGCGTTAGACGAGACGATTCGTCACGAAGCGGAATTGATGCACGTGTTTCGCGTCATCGACAAACCCTTTCGCTTGG from Roseimaritima ulvae includes these protein-coding regions:
- a CDS encoding response regulator gives rise to the protein MTPHLLITDDDDALRQSLGEAMQRHGFQVMLAADGQEALELVQATEIHLALVDVHMPRISGLQLIERLRGSDVQVPCILMSAALDETIRHEAELMHVFRVIDKPFRLAEISQTVRQGLAEHYGWAG